Proteins from one Muntiacus reevesi chromosome X, mMunRee1.1, whole genome shotgun sequence genomic window:
- the WAS gene encoding actin nucleation-promoting factor WAS, with product MSGGPSGGRPGGRGGQGGQQNIPSTLLQDHENQQLFEMLGRKCWTLATAVVQLYLALPPGAEHWTKGHCGAVCFVKDNPKKSYFIRLYGLQAGRLLWEQELYSQLVYSAPTPFFHTFAGDDCQAGLNFADEGEAQAFRNLVLEKIQKRNQRQSGDRRQLPPPPAPVSEERRGGLPPLPPHPSGDQGGPAASPVSLGLVTVDIQNPDITNSRYRSLPAPGPGPSDKKRSGKKKINKSDIGAPSGFKHVSHVGWDPQNGFDVNNLDPDLRSLFSKAGISDAQLTDAETSKFIYDFIENQGGMEAVRKEMRRQEPLPPPPPPSRGGNQPPRPPTVGSNKGRSGPLPPVPSGGAPPPPTPRGPPTPGRGGPPPPPPPATGRSVLPPPPPSGAGGGPPMPPPPPPPPPPPPSSGDGPIPPPPPPSLGLVGGPAPGGGRGALLDQIRQGIQLNKTPGAPESSALQPPPQSSEGLVGALMHVMQKRSKAIHSSDEGEDQAGDDDDDDEWDD from the exons ATGAGTGGGGGCCCTTCGGGAGGCAGGCCTGGGGGCCGCGGAGGACAAGGGGGTCAGCAGAACATCCCGTCCACCCTCCTCCAGGACCATGAGAACCAACAACTCTTTGAGATGCTCGGACGGAAGTGCTGG ACGCTGGCCACTGCGGTTGTTCAGCTGTACCTGGCGCTGCCCCCTGGAGCTGAGCACTGGACCAAGGGACACTGTGGGGCTGTGTGCTTCGTGAAGGATAACCCCAAGAAGTCTTACTTCATCCGCCTTTATGGCCTTCAG GCTGGCCGGCTGCTGTGGGAACAGGAGCTGTACTCACAGCTGGTCTACTCTGCTCCCACCCCCTTTTTCCACACCTTTGCTGGAGAT GACTGCCAAGCGGGGCTGAACTTTGCAGACGAGGGCGAGGCCCAGGCCTTCCGGAacctggtgctggagaagatacAAAAACGGAATCAGAGGCAAAGCGGGG ACAGGCGCCAGCTCCCACCTCCACCAGCGCCAGTCAGTGAAG AGAGAAGAGGAgggctcccacccctgcccccgcaCCCAAGTGGAGACCAAGGGG GCCCAGCAGCCAGCCCAGTGTCTCTGGGGCTGGTGACAGTGGACATCCAGAACCCAGACATCACGAATTCACGATACCGTTCGCTCCCAGCACCTGGGCCTGGCCCAAGTGATAAGAAACGCTCAGGGAAGAAAAAGATCAACAAGTCTGATATTGGTGCACCCAGTGGATTCAA ACATGTCAGCCACGTGGGGTGGGACCCCCAGAATGGATTTGAC GTGAACAACCTGGACCCAGATCTGCGGAGCCTGTTCTCAAAGGCGGGAATCAGTGATGCCCAGCTCACCGATGCTGAGACCTCCAAATTTATCTATGACTTCATTGAGAACCAGGGTGGGATGGAAGCTGTGCGGAAGGAGATGAGGCGCCAGG AGCCACTTCCACCGCCCCCACCGCCATCCCGAGGAGGGAACCAGCCCCCCCGGCCCCCAACTGTGGGGAGTAACAAGGGTCGCTCTGGGCCTCTGCCCCCTGTACCTTCGGGAGGTGCTCCTCCCCCACCAACTCCCCGGGGACCCCCAACCCCTGGCCGAGGGGGCCCTCCGCCACCACCCCCTCCAGCCACTGGACGCTCTGTGCTACCACCCCCTCCACCCTCTGGAGCTGGGGGTGGACCGCCCATGCCTCCgccaccaccgccaccaccaccgccaccacccAGCTCTGGGGATGGAccaatccctcccccaccccctccttctcTGGGGCTTGTGGGGGGCCCGGCCCCTGGTGGGGGTCGGGGGGCACTTTTGGATCAAATCCGGCAGGGAATTCAGCTGAACAAG ACCCCTGGGGCCCCAGAGAGCTCAGCGCTGCAGCCACCCCCTCAGAGCTCAGAGGGGCTGGTGGGTGCCCTGATGCACGTGATGCAGAAGAGAAGCAAAGCCATCCATTCCTCTG aTGAAGGGGAGGACCAGGCCGGtgatgatgacgatgatgatgaaTGGGACGACTGA